From the genome of Pseudomonas sihuiensis:
GCGAGCAGACATAGGGGCCGCGCTCCGGGCGTTCCAGGGTGATGGCGATGTCCGCCTCGCGCCGCGACAGGCTGATGAAGTGCGGTACCGGCAGGATGTCCACCGAGATGTTCGGGTAGTGGTCGAGAAAATGGCTCATCTGCGCCGTGACGAAGCAGGAGCCGAAAGCCTCGGTGCAACCGATGCGCAGATGCCCGGCGAGCCCGCCGGTGCTGCCGGAGACCTGTTCGCAGGCGACCTGCAGCGTGCCCTCCAGACTCTCCACGTGTCCCAGCAGGCGCTGCCCCTCGCTGGTCAGAACGAAGCCGGCGCTGCGCGACTTCTCGAACAATAGCGCGCCCAGGCTCTGCTCCAGGCTGCGGATGCGCCGCGACACCGTGGTGTAGTCCACCCCCAGCCTGCGCGACGCCGCACTGGCGGTGCGAGTGCGCGCCACTTCGAGGAAGAAGCGCAGGTCGTCCCAGTTGATCCGCCCCAGTACCATGTTTTTTTGCATATGAGTCAGGCTTATTTGTCAATACATAGAGTAAATACGCCTACATATACTCCCTGACACAACGCCTGACCAGATCGGGCCGGCCCCTCCAACAACAATTCAGGGCTTATCGCATGAACGCATGGTCGACCACCGGCGCTTATGGCCGCTGCGGATCGCACTGCCGCCGCGCCGTCATGCGCTCACTGCGCCGTCGACGACAACCGCACCGCCCTCGCCCGCCCAGGCACTGATCTCCTCACCGCGCCGTTCGCGTGCCATGCGCGACGGCAACCGCACCGATCCGACAACAACAACCACGGAGCACCAGCATGAGTAGTCACGCCAAGCATGCGCTGACCTGCGCACTGATACGCAGCAATCCCAAGTTCCAGAACCTCGCTCGCCGCCGCGCCCGCCTCGCCTGGGCCCTGAGCGGCCTGGTGCTGGCCCTGTACTACAGCTTCATCATGCTGGTGGCCTTCGCTCCCGGCTGGCTGCACCTGCCGTTGTACGCCGGCAGTAACCTGAGCCTGGGCCTGCCCCTGGGAGCCGCGCTGATCCTGCTGTGCTGGCTGCTCACCCTCTGGTACGTACGCAGCGCCAACCTGCACTTCGACACGCTCAGCGCGCAGATCCTCGAGGAGTCCCAGGTATGAAACGTCCAGCCCTCCTGCTCGCGCTCTGCGCACCACTGGCCGAGGCCGCGCCACTGACGGCCGAACAACAGCCGCTCAACCT
Proteins encoded in this window:
- a CDS encoding LysR family transcriptional regulator: MQKNMVLGRINWDDLRFFLEVARTRTASAASRRLGVDYTTVSRRIRSLEQSLGALLFEKSRSAGFVLTSEGQRLLGHVESLEGTLQVACEQVSGSTGGLAGHLRIGCTEAFGSCFVTAQMSHFLDHYPNISVDILPVPHFISLSRREADIAITLERPERGPYVCSRLCDYRLRLYATPGYLANHAPIRSRDDLAGHAFVTYVEDLAFSFKLLYLNDLLPGAHSRLRSTSVVAQYHAALEGRALAILPCFLAGPDPRLQAVLPDEVEVMRQFWMYYSEDLRKLKRVTLVAEYLRACAELNRGLLLGESTEMAYLPSL
- a CDS encoding DUF485 domain-containing protein, with protein sequence MSSHAKHALTCALIRSNPKFQNLARRRARLAWALSGLVLALYYSFIMLVAFAPGWLHLPLYAGSNLSLGLPLGAALILLCWLLTLWYVRSANLHFDTLSAQILEESQV